The following coding sequences are from one Beggiatoa alba B18LD window:
- a CDS encoding HipA domain-containing protein, whose protein sequence is MIELIICYQQNQIGTLQYETDTDNFTVSYTDEWNKQGFPLSPIIPLKKISAGNPVKAFIENLLPEGNALTELSQFVGVSKHRPFTLLKTIGKEPTGAFKFVTDDCQTEKTCFIEITPDILQNRIKMRESQSLMIWDGKPRLSIAGVQQKLPIVELNGKFGFGEGNLASTHILKFAKPHSTLILNEYFSMKLAKSCGLNVATVEILDFEGEAVLSVQRFDRRIKDEKVERLHIIDACQALGVLSSHKYEWSLGHGRDVANIRDGVSFKKLFAISEGCKIPFIAKQNIIRWLVFNLIIKNTDAHGKNISFFINQSGMETTPFYDLINIGLYQGEYDQNLAMAIGDSYIYEELNSLDFKDLCSDCDIHPSTIKNIFEQLTKGMAQKLDDIATHINKAFYQNDFIEQYKQSVLENIAFLKERIYSE, encoded by the coding sequence ATTTGCTATCAACAAAATCAAATAGGTACATTGCAATATGAGACTGATACAGATAATTTTACCGTGAGTTATACCGATGAATGGAATAAACAAGGGTTTCCACTATCGCCAATAATTCCTTTAAAAAAAATAAGTGCTGGTAATCCTGTAAAAGCGTTTATAGAAAACCTGTTACCAGAAGGCAACGCACTAACAGAACTATCTCAATTTGTAGGTGTGTCTAAACATCGCCCATTTACCTTACTTAAAACGATTGGTAAAGAACCAACGGGCGCGTTTAAGTTTGTAACAGATGATTGTCAAACTGAAAAAACTTGTTTTATAGAAATAACTCCCGACATATTGCAAAACAGAATCAAAATGAGAGAATCTCAAAGTTTAATGATATGGGACGGCAAGCCACGCCTTAGTATTGCAGGCGTACAACAAAAATTACCGATTGTAGAATTAAACGGCAAATTTGGTTTTGGAGAGGGTAATCTTGCGTCAACCCATATTTTAAAATTCGCAAAACCACATTCCACACTGATTTTAAATGAATATTTTAGTATGAAGTTAGCTAAGTCTTGTGGTTTAAATGTTGCGACTGTAGAAATTTTAGATTTTGAGGGAGAAGCTGTTCTTTCTGTTCAACGGTTTGATAGGCGCATTAAAGATGAAAAAGTAGAACGACTACATATTATTGATGCTTGCCAAGCTTTAGGGGTTCTTTCTTCGCATAAATATGAATGGTCTTTAGGACACGGTAGAGATGTAGCGAATATTAGAGATGGTGTATCTTTTAAAAAATTATTTGCAATTTCTGAAGGTTGTAAAATCCCTTTTATTGCAAAACAGAATATTATTCGATGGCTTGTTTTTAATCTCATCATTAAAAATACAGATGCACACGGAAAAAATATTTCTTTTTTTATCAATCAATCAGGTATGGAAACAACCCCATTTTATGACTTGATTAATATAGGGTTGTATCAAGGGGAATACGACCAGAATTTAGCAATGGCAATAGGAGACAGTTATATTTATGAGGAATTAAACAGCTTAGATTTTAAAGATTTATGTAGCGACTGTGATATTCATCCATCAACCATAAAAAATATATTTGAACAATTAACTAAAGGAATGGCGCAAAAATTAGATGATATTGCTACACATATTAATAAGGCATTTTATCAAAATGATTTTATTGAACAATATAAACAATCTGTTTTAGAAAATATTGCAT